One Microbacterium sp. No. 7 genomic window carries:
- the chrA gene encoding chromate efflux transporter, whose protein sequence is MAEGRDDRLPGARHPGSVGEVFRAFLVLGLTSFGGPVAHLGYFREAFVVRRRWLTDRAYADLVALCQFLPGPASSQVGMAIGLQRAGAGGLLAAWAAFTLPSAIVLVACAYGLAAIDGLDGTGWIAGLKAAAVAVVALAVLGMARTLAPDAPRATIAGAGAIVALTVPGALGQVGAIGAAAVAGLVLLRGTTPAPSVDESFAVRMPRAVAVACLVAFGVLLAGLPVAAAVLADPTVSAFDLYYRAGALVFGGGHVVLPLLEAETVQAGTIGADAFLAGYGLAQAVPGPLFTFAGFLGAASTSAPSGLGGAAIALVAIFLPGALLVVGVLPFWERLRGSAVARGALAGANAGVVGILAAALYSPVFTEGITSIGAMCVAIAAFVALSAWKAPAWAVVLGAAVLGAWLLPG, encoded by the coding sequence ATGGCCGAGGGGCGAGACGACCGGCTCCCGGGAGCACGGCATCCGGGGAGCGTGGGCGAGGTGTTCCGCGCGTTCCTGGTGCTCGGCCTCACGTCGTTCGGCGGCCCCGTGGCGCACCTCGGGTACTTCCGTGAGGCGTTCGTCGTGCGGCGGCGCTGGCTGACCGACCGGGCGTACGCGGACCTGGTCGCCCTGTGCCAGTTCCTGCCGGGTCCGGCGTCGAGCCAGGTGGGCATGGCGATCGGCCTGCAGCGCGCGGGCGCGGGTGGCCTGCTCGCCGCATGGGCGGCCTTCACGCTGCCCTCGGCGATCGTGCTCGTCGCGTGCGCCTACGGACTGGCGGCGATCGACGGCCTCGACGGCACCGGATGGATCGCGGGTCTCAAGGCCGCGGCGGTCGCGGTCGTGGCGCTCGCCGTGCTGGGCATGGCGCGCACGCTCGCGCCGGACGCGCCGCGCGCCACCATCGCGGGGGCCGGGGCGATCGTGGCGCTCACGGTTCCCGGGGCCCTGGGCCAGGTCGGCGCGATCGGCGCGGCGGCCGTCGCGGGGCTGGTCCTGCTGCGGGGGACGACCCCGGCGCCGAGCGTCGACGAGTCCTTCGCCGTGCGGATGCCGCGTGCCGTGGCGGTCGCGTGCCTCGTCGCCTTCGGCGTGCTGCTCGCGGGGCTCCCCGTGGCGGCGGCGGTGCTGGCGGACCCGACGGTGTCGGCCTTCGACCTGTACTATCGCGCCGGCGCCCTCGTCTTCGGCGGCGGGCACGTCGTGCTGCCGCTGCTGGAGGCCGAGACTGTGCAGGCCGGCACGATCGGCGCCGACGCGTTCCTCGCGGGCTACGGCCTCGCGCAGGCGGTCCCCGGCCCGCTGTTCACGTTCGCGGGGTTCCTGGGGGCGGCGTCGACGTCCGCTCCGTCGGGCCTGGGCGGCGCGGCGATCGCGCTCGTCGCGATCTTCCTGCCGGGCGCCCTGCTCGTCGTGGGCGTGCTGCCGTTCTGGGAGCGGCTGCGCGGCTCCGCCGTCGCACGGGGCGCGCTGGCGGGCGCGAACGCGGGCGTCGTCGGCATCCTCGCCGCCGCCCTGTACTCGCCCGTGTTCACGGAGGGCATCACGTCGATCGGCGCGATGTGCGTCGCGATCGCGGCGTTCGTGGCGCTGTCGGCCTGGAAGGCGCCCGCGTGGGCCGTCGTGCTGGGCGCCGCGGTGCTCGGCGCCTGGCTTCTGCCGGGCTAG
- a CDS encoding epimerase: MTKRTAVIAGASGFLGRALHAALGDDGFRVRTVGRRGDATWADPDAIAAEIDGSDVLINLAGKNVNCRYTDAARDEILRSRVETTRALRAAVERAARPPAVWLNASTATIYRHEMRAPNTEATGVIGTGFSVDVARAWEAELFAGDPPPTRRVALRMAVVLGDGPATNLLLRLARTGLGGTQYDCWAPPHRRYRGIGAEPTDDPAHWHRTRGRQRFSWIHVDDVIGGVRFLIDRDDLAGPVNLAAPNPSDNRTLMRTLRRVVGAPIGLPSNRLMLEPAMWVLRTEPELVLKSRWVLPGVLDASGYRFAFPELEPALRSIATR, translated from the coding sequence ATGACGAAACGCACGGCGGTCATCGCGGGTGCGTCGGGCTTTCTCGGTCGCGCCCTGCACGCGGCCCTCGGCGACGACGGCTTCCGCGTGCGCACGGTCGGGCGCCGCGGCGACGCCACGTGGGCCGATCCCGACGCGATCGCCGCGGAGATCGACGGCTCCGACGTGCTGATCAACCTGGCGGGCAAGAACGTCAACTGCCGCTACACCGATGCTGCGCGCGACGAGATCCTGCGATCCCGTGTCGAGACGACGCGCGCGCTGCGCGCGGCGGTCGAGCGGGCGGCGCGTCCGCCCGCGGTGTGGCTCAACGCCTCGACGGCCACGATCTACCGGCACGAGATGCGCGCGCCGAACACCGAGGCGACGGGCGTGATCGGCACGGGCTTCTCCGTCGACGTCGCCCGGGCCTGGGAGGCGGAGCTCTTCGCCGGCGACCCGCCCCCGACCCGTCGTGTCGCGCTGCGCATGGCCGTCGTGCTGGGCGACGGCCCCGCGACGAACCTCCTCCTCCGTCTCGCGCGCACCGGTCTGGGCGGCACGCAGTACGACTGCTGGGCGCCGCCGCATCGTCGCTACCGCGGAATCGGCGCCGAGCCGACGGACGACCCTGCGCACTGGCATCGCACCCGCGGACGCCAGCGGTTCAGCTGGATCCACGTCGACGACGTCATCGGCGGCGTGCGATTCCTGATCGATCGCGACGACCTCGCGGGGCCCGTCAACCTCGCCGCACCGAACCCGAGCGACAACCGCACGCTCATGCGCACGCTGCGGCGCGTCGTGGGCGCCCCGATCGGGCTGCCGTCCAACCGGCTCATGCTGGAGCCCGCGATGTGGGTGCTGCGCACCGAGCCCGAGCTCGTGCTCAAGAGCCGCTGGGTGCTGCCCGGCGTCCTCGACGCGTCGGGCTATCGCTTCGCGTTCCCGGAGCTCGAGCCCGCGCTGCGGTCGATCGCGACGCGCTAG
- a CDS encoding HNH endonuclease: protein MSHPQPLDGPRSTAAAAGSTVHRPPRELCRADEVVDAFVAAARERSALDAREIRILARAAELIGGDGPRSEVTRDLARRSLIAELAAATRMSEWTVTRLLNQAVDVCARFRVAVDAVERGEISRIHLLTIYEAGADIEDDARVAEYVTHALGKARVLTPGRLRPIVTGLAERYRDRSLAERAARAAERRRAGVRDLSDGLAELFAILPATLAHAIDDRLTQQARAIRDERDRGRRTHQDALDGVTLADAGVPDTGVTDTGVADAGVADADVAERDGDRARDGGGDDVRETDGDEGNRGNDGSDGDDRNDGRDGDDGSDGNAGRDGDDDDRPSADTRTLDQLRADVLTDLLLTGTPDTCLGGDGLGHIRANVTITIPVLSMAGDSTEPCILAGHGPIDPVTAARLAGAASGWDRVMTSPLDGAVLATDRYRPPEALRRFLRARDEHCRFPGCRRNAVRCDVDHTIDAARGGPTTPGNTAHLCRRHHTVKHHTAWSVRQEAPGVLVWTSPSGRRHTDRPEPTVRFVPEHALPPPPPRTRRWYADLPSATDAPF from the coding sequence GTGTCTCATCCTCAACCGCTCGACGGTCCCCGCAGCACCGCGGCCGCCGCCGGGAGCACTGTGCACCGGCCACCCCGCGAGCTGTGCCGTGCCGACGAGGTCGTGGACGCGTTCGTCGCGGCGGCGCGTGAGCGGAGCGCGCTGGATGCCCGGGAGATCCGCATCCTCGCCCGCGCGGCCGAGCTCATCGGCGGTGATGGCCCGCGATCCGAGGTCACCCGAGATCTAGCCCGCCGATCGCTCATCGCCGAGCTGGCGGCCGCGACCCGGATGAGCGAGTGGACGGTCACGCGGCTGCTCAACCAGGCCGTCGACGTCTGTGCCCGGTTCCGCGTGGCGGTTGACGCCGTGGAACGGGGCGAGATCTCCCGCATCCACCTGCTGACGATCTATGAGGCCGGTGCCGACATCGAGGACGATGCGCGTGTCGCCGAGTACGTGACCCACGCGCTGGGCAAGGCGCGTGTCCTCACGCCGGGCAGGCTGCGCCCGATCGTGACCGGGCTCGCGGAACGCTACCGCGACCGTTCCCTGGCCGAGCGCGCCGCCCGCGCGGCGGAACGACGCCGTGCCGGCGTGCGCGATCTCTCCGACGGGCTCGCGGAGCTGTTCGCGATCCTGCCCGCGACCCTCGCGCACGCGATCGACGACCGGCTCACCCAGCAGGCCCGTGCGATCAGAGACGAGCGTGATCGTGGGCGGAGGACGCATCAGGACGCGCTCGATGGCGTGACCCTGGCGGATGCTGGCGTGCCGGATACCGGTGTGACGGATACAGGCGTGGCGGATGCCGGCGTGGCCGATGCCGACGTGGCGGAGCGCGATGGCGACCGTGCGCGGGACGGCGGTGGCGATGACGTGCGCGAGACCGATGGCGACGAAGGGAACCGCGGAAACGACGGGAGCGACGGGGACGACCGGAACGACGGGCGCGACGGGGACGACGGAAGCGATGGGAACGCCGGGCGCGATGGGGACGACGACGACCGGCCCTCGGCGGACACTCGCACCCTCGATCAGCTCCGCGCCGATGTCCTCACCGACCTGCTGCTCACCGGAACGCCGGACACCTGCCTCGGCGGTGACGGGCTCGGGCACATCCGCGCGAACGTGACGATCACGATTCCCGTGCTGTCGATGGCGGGCGACTCGACGGAGCCCTGCATCCTCGCGGGCCACGGGCCCATCGACCCCGTGACCGCCGCCCGGCTGGCCGGCGCGGCATCGGGGTGGGACAGGGTGATGACCTCGCCGCTCGACGGAGCCGTCCTCGCGACGGATCGCTATCGTCCACCGGAGGCGCTGCGGAGGTTCCTCCGCGCGCGGGACGAGCACTGCCGCTTCCCCGGGTGCCGCAGAAACGCCGTCCGCTGCGATGTGGACCACACGATCGACGCCGCGAGAGGCGGCCCCACGACACCCGGCAACACGGCGCACCTGTGCCGCCGGCATCACACCGTGAAGCATCACACCGCCTGGTCGGTGCGGCAGGAGGCGCCGGGCGTGCTGGTGTGGACCAGTCCGTCCGGGCGCCGGCACACCGATCGACCCGAGCCGACCGTGAGATTCGTGCCGGAGCACGCGCTTCCGCCCCCGCCACCCCGAACGCGACGGTGGTACGCCGACCTCCCGTCGGCGACCGATGCCCCCTTCTGA
- the istA gene encoding IS21 family transposase, with protein sequence MITLEDWALIRRLASDGVPKAQIAARLGISRTTVIKAVNSDGPPKYERSPRPTSFTPFEVRVRALLAEHPRMPATVLAERVGWEGSIRWFRDNVVRLRPEHHPVDPADRLSWAAGDAAQCDLWFPPRKIPLEDGTTALLPVLVIVAAHSRFVTARMIPTRKTEDLLLGHWDLIQRLGAVPRRLIWDNESGIGQRGRLAQGVAAFAGTLATKVVQLRPYDPESKGIVERRNGWLETSFMPGRTFTSPADFNAQLEGWLERANARVVRTIKARPVDLIGHDRSRMLPLPPIPLQLGWRERVRLGRDYYVRLDASDYSVDPAAIGRFVDVIADLDRVRVRLEDRLVADHARVWARGSTITDPAHLEAAKRLRQQFQTPRPDPVDDLARDLADYDRAFGIEGVA encoded by the coding sequence GTGATCACTTTGGAAGACTGGGCGCTGATCAGGAGGCTGGCTTCGGACGGGGTTCCGAAAGCGCAGATCGCGGCGCGGTTGGGGATCTCGCGGACGACCGTGATCAAGGCGGTGAACTCCGACGGGCCGCCGAAGTATGAGCGGTCGCCGCGGCCGACGTCGTTCACGCCGTTCGAGGTGCGGGTGCGGGCGTTGCTCGCCGAGCATCCGCGGATGCCGGCGACGGTGCTCGCGGAGCGGGTTGGTTGGGAGGGCTCGATCCGCTGGTTCCGGGACAATGTCGTGAGACTGCGACCTGAGCATCACCCGGTCGACCCGGCGGATCGGCTCTCGTGGGCGGCGGGCGATGCGGCTCAATGTGATCTCTGGTTCCCGCCGCGGAAGATCCCGCTCGAGGACGGCACGACGGCGCTGTTGCCGGTGTTGGTGATCGTCGCGGCGCATTCGCGGTTCGTGACTGCGCGGATGATCCCGACCAGGAAGACGGAGGATCTGCTGCTCGGGCACTGGGATCTCATCCAACGGCTCGGCGCGGTCCCGCGGCGGCTGATCTGGGACAACGAGTCCGGCATCGGGCAGCGCGGCCGCCTCGCGCAAGGTGTTGCGGCGTTCGCGGGGACCCTCGCGACGAAGGTCGTGCAGCTGAGGCCCTACGACCCGGAATCGAAAGGGATCGTGGAGCGCCGCAACGGCTGGCTCGAGACCTCGTTCATGCCCGGCCGCACGTTCACTTCCCCGGCGGACTTCAACGCCCAGCTGGAGGGCTGGCTGGAGAGAGCGAACGCGAGGGTGGTGCGGACGATCAAGGCACGCCCGGTCGATCTGATCGGCCACGACCGTTCACGGATGCTCCCGTTGCCGCCGATCCCGCTGCAACTGGGCTGGCGAGAACGAGTCCGCCTCGGGCGGGACTACTACGTCCGCCTCGACGCGAGCGACTACTCCGTCGATCCCGCCGCGATAGGCCGGTTTGTCGACGTAATCGCCGATCTCGACCGTGTTCGGGTGCGCCTGGAGGACAGGCTGGTCGCTGACCACGCGCGGGTCTGGGCGCGCGGCTCCACGATCACCGATCCCGCACATCTGGAGGCCGCGAAACGGCTGCGGCAACAGTTCCAGACCCCACGTCCTGATCCCGTTGATGACCTGGCGCGTGATCTCGCGGACTACGACCGGGCGTTCGGGATCGAAGGAGTCGCCTGA
- the istB gene encoding IS21-like element helper ATPase IstB — translation MATSKTSESVKQITYLAGALKAPRITEAAARMADQARDAGWSFEDYLAAVLEREVSARNASGAELRIKAAGFPSRKTLEDFDWDAQPATRQQIAALASGGFLLEAQNVVLLGPPGTGKTHLATALGIVAARHGHRVLFATATDWVTRLTDAHRQGNLPKELARLRRYGLIIVDEVGYLPFEQDAANLFFQLVSSRYEHASLILTSNLPFSSWGGVFGDQAVAAAMIDRIVHHADVLTLKGASYRLRGRGIDSLPSIRTTTDETPS, via the coding sequence ATGGCTACCTCGAAGACCAGCGAGTCGGTGAAGCAGATCACCTACCTCGCCGGCGCACTCAAGGCACCCCGGATCACGGAGGCCGCAGCCCGGATGGCGGACCAAGCACGCGACGCCGGGTGGTCGTTCGAGGACTACCTCGCCGCCGTCCTCGAACGCGAAGTGAGCGCTCGCAACGCTTCCGGCGCGGAGCTGCGGATCAAAGCGGCCGGGTTCCCGAGCCGGAAGACGCTCGAGGACTTCGACTGGGACGCGCAACCAGCCACTCGGCAGCAGATCGCGGCGCTCGCTTCGGGAGGGTTCCTCCTCGAAGCGCAGAACGTGGTCCTGCTCGGCCCTCCCGGAACCGGGAAGACCCACCTCGCGACCGCGCTCGGAATCGTCGCCGCCCGCCACGGGCACCGAGTGCTGTTCGCGACCGCGACCGACTGGGTCACCCGCCTCACCGACGCCCACCGGCAAGGCAACCTCCCGAAAGAGCTCGCCCGGCTGCGGCGTTACGGGCTGATCATCGTCGACGAAGTCGGCTACCTCCCGTTCGAACAAGACGCAGCGAACCTGTTCTTCCAACTCGTCTCCAGCCGCTACGAGCACGCGTCACTGATCCTGACCTCGAACCTGCCGTTCTCCAGCTGGGGAGGGGTCTTCGGCGACCAGGCCGTTGCCGCCGCGATGATCGACCGCATCGTTCACCACGCCGACGTCCTCACCCTCAAAGGCGCCAGCTACCGACTCCGCGGCCGCGGCATCGACAGCCTCCCCAGCATCCGCACCACCACCGACGAAACACCTAGCTAG
- a CDS encoding TfoX/Sxy family protein, which yields MNERRAELADRIRAMLSGERVEQKRMFGSLAFMVDERLLVAAWGDGDLLVRVDPERSPELQLLPGARQAEMGAARRSMGPSWLSVDADAIADDDRLLFWIDVAREHHASR from the coding sequence ATGAACGAGAGGCGGGCCGAGCTGGCCGACCGGATCCGGGCGATGCTGTCGGGCGAGCGTGTGGAGCAGAAGCGGATGTTCGGCAGCCTCGCGTTCATGGTCGACGAGCGCCTGCTCGTCGCGGCGTGGGGCGACGGCGACCTGCTCGTGCGCGTGGACCCCGAGCGCAGCCCCGAGCTGCAGCTCCTGCCGGGCGCCCGGCAGGCCGAGATGGGCGCCGCCCGCCGGTCGATGGGCCCCAGCTGGCTGAGCGTCGACGCCGACGCGATCGCCGACGACGACCGGCTGCTGTTCTGGATCGACGTCGCCCGCGAACACCACGCCTCCCGCTGA
- the uvrB gene encoding excinuclease ABC subunit UvrB, with the protein MQTTRSVRPFEVISEYRPSGDQPQAIAQLAARINAGETDVVLLGATGTGKSATTAWLVEAVQRPTLVLAHNKTLAAQLANEFRELMPNNAVEYFVSYYDYYQPEAYVPQTDTFIEKDSSINAEVERLRHSTTNSLLSRRDVIVVSTVSCIYGLGAPEEYLRAMVALQVGERYDRDALIRKFIAMQYNRNDVDFSRGNFRVRGDTIEIIPVYEEFAVRIELFGDEIEALYMLHPLTGDVVQRLDSVPIFPASHYVAGTDTVQRAIGTIETELAERLAELEGQGKLLEAQRLRMRTTFDLEMLQQLGFCSGIENYSRHLDGRSAGEPPHTLLDFFPDDFLMVIDESHVTVPQIGAMYEGDASRKRTLVDHGFRLPSALDNRPLRFDEFKARIGQTVYLSATPGRYEMGIADGVVEQIIRPTGLVDPQIVVKPSKGQIDDLLEEIRVRVERDERVLVTTLTKKMAEELTDFLGEHGVRVRYLHSDVDTLRRVELLTELRQGVFDVLVGINLLREGLDLPEVSLVAILDADKEGFLRSGTSLIQTIGRAARNVSGEVHMYADTMTDSMKAAIEETERRREKQLAYNAEHGIDPQPLRKKIADITDALTREADDTDRMLRGKGKGASKTKSGKGKSPTPQLRQGIAAEGATQLEATIEDLTAQMLAAAGELKFELAARLRDEVQDLKKELRAMERAGHA; encoded by the coding sequence ATGCAGACCACGCGCTCCGTCCGGCCGTTCGAGGTCATCAGCGAGTACCGGCCCAGCGGCGACCAGCCGCAGGCGATCGCGCAGCTCGCCGCGCGCATCAACGCCGGCGAGACCGACGTCGTGCTGCTCGGCGCGACCGGAACGGGCAAGTCGGCGACGACGGCCTGGCTCGTCGAGGCGGTGCAGCGGCCGACGCTCGTGCTCGCGCACAACAAGACCCTCGCGGCGCAGCTCGCGAACGAGTTCCGCGAGCTCATGCCGAACAACGCCGTCGAGTACTTCGTCAGCTACTACGACTACTACCAGCCCGAGGCCTACGTTCCGCAGACCGACACCTTCATCGAGAAGGACTCGTCGATCAACGCCGAGGTCGAGCGCCTCCGGCACTCCACGACCAACTCGCTGCTGTCGCGGCGCGACGTCATCGTGGTCTCCACGGTCTCGTGCATCTACGGCCTCGGCGCGCCGGAGGAGTACCTGCGGGCGATGGTCGCCCTGCAGGTGGGGGAGCGGTACGACCGCGACGCCCTCATCCGCAAGTTCATCGCCATGCAGTACAACCGCAACGACGTCGACTTCTCGCGCGGCAACTTCCGCGTGCGCGGCGACACGATCGAGATCATCCCGGTGTACGAGGAGTTCGCGGTGCGCATCGAGCTGTTCGGCGACGAGATCGAGGCGCTGTACATGCTGCATCCGCTCACGGGCGACGTCGTGCAGAGGCTCGACAGCGTGCCGATCTTCCCGGCGTCGCACTACGTGGCGGGCACCGACACGGTGCAGCGCGCGATCGGCACGATCGAGACGGAGCTGGCAGAGCGGCTCGCGGAGCTGGAGGGGCAGGGAAAGCTGCTCGAGGCCCAGCGGCTGCGCATGCGCACGACGTTCGACCTCGAGATGCTGCAGCAGCTCGGGTTCTGCTCCGGCATCGAGAACTACTCGCGTCACCTCGACGGGCGCTCGGCCGGCGAGCCGCCGCACACGCTGCTCGACTTCTTCCCCGACGACTTCCTCATGGTGATCGACGAGTCGCACGTGACGGTGCCGCAGATCGGCGCGATGTACGAGGGCGACGCCTCGCGCAAGCGCACCCTCGTCGACCACGGCTTCCGGCTGCCGAGCGCGCTCGACAACCGGCCGCTGCGCTTCGACGAGTTCAAGGCGCGCATCGGGCAGACCGTCTACCTGTCCGCGACGCCGGGGCGCTACGAGATGGGCATCGCCGACGGCGTCGTGGAGCAGATCATCCGCCCCACGGGCCTCGTCGACCCGCAGATCGTCGTGAAGCCGTCGAAGGGGCAGATCGACGACCTGCTCGAGGAGATCCGCGTGCGCGTCGAGCGTGACGAGCGCGTGCTCGTCACGACGCTCACCAAGAAGATGGCCGAGGAGCTCACCGACTTCCTCGGCGAGCACGGCGTGCGGGTGCGCTACCTGCACTCCGACGTCGACACGCTGCGCCGCGTCGAGCTGCTCACCGAGCTGCGGCAGGGCGTGTTCGACGTGCTCGTGGGCATCAATCTGCTGCGCGAGGGCCTCGACCTGCCCGAGGTGTCGCTCGTCGCGATCCTGGATGCCGACAAGGAGGGCTTCCTGCGCTCGGGCACGTCGCTCATCCAGACGATCGGGCGCGCCGCGCGCAATGTCTCGGGCGAGGTGCACATGTACGCCGACACGATGACCGACTCGATGAAGGCCGCGATCGAGGAGACCGAGCGCCGCCGCGAGAAGCAGCTCGCGTACAACGCCGAGCACGGCATCGACCCCCAGCCGCTGCGCAAGAAGATCGCCGACATCACCGACGCGCTCACGCGCGAGGCCGACGACACCGACCGCATGCTGCGGGGCAAGGGGAAGGGCGCGTCGAAGACGAAGTCGGGCAAGGGCAAGAGCCCGACGCCGCAGCTGCGCCAGGGCATCGCCGCCGAGGGGGCGACGCAGCTGGAGGCGACGATCGAAGACCTCACGGCCCAGATGCTCGCCGCCGCCGGCGAGCTGAAGTTCGAGCTCGCCGCGCGCCTGCGCGACGAGGTGCAGGACCTCAAGAAGGAGCTGCGCGCGATGGAGCGTGCGGGGCACGCCTAG
- a CDS encoding DUF4956 domain-containing protein, producing MTLPSLVLVGVDLAAALLLSLGLYYRRHHRRDLVVAFLGVNVGVLVVASVLGSAEVAMGLGLGIFGVLSIIRLRSSEISQREVAYYFAALAIGLVAGLPQTDPWPVTGLIVLILLVMWAADHPFLLARARHQLVRIDRAIADEDELRAELAARLGAEIASISLQELDLVDDTTLVDVRYRVAPARAVRVALDDAEAVR from the coding sequence ATGACCCTCCCCTCCCTCGTCCTCGTCGGCGTCGACCTCGCGGCGGCGCTCCTGCTGAGCCTCGGCCTGTACTACCGGCGTCACCACCGCCGCGACCTCGTCGTCGCCTTCCTCGGCGTGAACGTCGGCGTGCTCGTCGTGGCCTCCGTGCTCGGCAGCGCCGAGGTGGCGATGGGCCTGGGCCTCGGCATCTTCGGGGTGCTGTCGATCATCCGCCTGCGCTCGTCGGAGATCTCCCAGCGCGAGGTCGCGTACTACTTCGCGGCGCTCGCGATCGGGCTCGTCGCCGGCCTGCCGCAGACCGACCCATGGCCGGTCACAGGGCTGATCGTGCTCATCCTGCTCGTCATGTGGGCCGCCGACCATCCGTTCCTCCTCGCACGGGCCCGCCATCAGCTCGTGCGGATCGATCGCGCGATCGCGGACGAGGACGAGCTCCGCGCGGAGCTGGCCGCCCGGCTCGGCGCCGAGATCGCCTCGATCTCGCTGCAGGAGCTCGACCTCGTCGACGACACGACGCTCGTCGACGTGCGCTACCGCGTCGCGCCGGCGCGCGCGGTGCGCGTCGCCCTCGACGACGCGGAGGCGGTCCGATGA
- a CDS encoding polyphosphate polymerase domain-containing protein → MTDLTRFDAIGLEELVAEAALLARVDRKYVVPRGGVDAVLAALDPGTRVLEIDGARDFAYESVYFDTPDLLSFRMAARPRRRRFKLRTRSYLDTGGSFLEIKTRGARGTTVKDRDPYDTARRAELTPQARTEVAAALATIGVAPGRADDLRATLTTRYRRATLLCSDGAARATIDTDLAWVGPDGAGFALRDIAIVETKSPSSASAVDRLLWRSGHRPATVSKYATGLAALDDRLPRNRWARLLDGPFAPSHRSPMPHRAAPADPRTAVTRPDPEETPCPTAA, encoded by the coding sequence ATGACCGACCTGACGCGGTTCGACGCGATCGGCCTCGAGGAGCTCGTCGCCGAGGCCGCGCTCCTGGCGCGCGTGGATCGCAAGTACGTCGTCCCCCGCGGCGGCGTCGACGCCGTCCTGGCCGCGCTCGACCCGGGCACCCGCGTCCTGGAGATCGACGGCGCCCGCGACTTCGCCTACGAGTCGGTGTACTTCGACACCCCCGACCTGCTGAGCTTCCGGATGGCGGCGCGCCCGCGGCGGCGACGGTTCAAGCTGCGCACCCGCAGCTATCTCGACACGGGCGGCTCGTTCCTGGAGATCAAGACGCGGGGCGCCCGCGGCACGACGGTCAAGGACCGCGACCCCTACGACACCGCGCGCCGCGCCGAGCTCACGCCGCAGGCGCGGACCGAGGTCGCCGCGGCTCTCGCGACGATCGGCGTCGCCCCCGGGCGCGCCGACGATCTGCGTGCGACGCTGACGACCCGCTACCGTCGTGCGACCCTGCTGTGCTCCGACGGCGCCGCCCGTGCGACGATCGACACCGATCTCGCCTGGGTCGGGCCCGACGGCGCGGGCTTCGCGCTCCGCGACATCGCGATCGTCGAGACGAAGTCGCCGTCGTCGGCGTCCGCCGTCGATCGCCTGCTCTGGCGCTCCGGCCATCGCCCGGCGACCGTCAGCAAGTACGCGACCGGCCTCGCGGCCCTCGACGACCGGCTGCCCCGCAACCGCTGGGCACGGCTGCTCGACGGCCCGTTCGCGCCGTCGCATCGCTCGCCGATGCCGCATCGCGCCGCCCCGGCCGATCCCCGCACCGCCGTCACCCGTCCCGACCCCGAGGAGACACCATGTCCCACCGCCGCCTGA